Within Garra rufa chromosome 9, GarRuf1.0, whole genome shotgun sequence, the genomic segment cAGGGacatctggttgagttgacacggaaaGACCCAACACAAAAGTGTGTGGTTATCCTTGTCTTCTCATGACTATCTTGTCTTCTGTAGCCTGTGAGGAAAGTGAGTCCTGTTCAGCTGTGTCTATCGATAGCAGAGAGTCAGCCATGAGATGCGTGATGTATCCAGACACACACACCTGCCTTCCTATGACCAGCGGCCAGCGCTGCTTCCTAGTCATCAAAGAGCCTGCTCAATCTGTGTATATCAGGACAGGTAGCACCTTTAAACAATACATTCTTCAACCAGTGTTTAATCCAGTTTAGAGTGTTTTTGATCTCTAACAACACATATGTTTAAAAATTTCTTTATAGGTTTACAGCCAGAGTTGACTTCTGTTTCCATCCCCGACCACGGCACACTTCTTGGAGGGAGTGAGGTAAAATCCATAACTGGGTCAGATAGCAAGCGTGTGAGCTACTTCCTGGGTGTCCCTTATGCTCGTCCACCAATCGGAGAGCTCCGTTTCAGCCCTCCACAGCCAGCTGACTGGACCGGTACCTGGAATGCCACATTTTCTCGGTGCGTGCAGATGAGTGTACCCTCAAATTGACTTTTTGCCTTACTGCAGAGTTAATAAAGGCACTTTTCTTGAGTGAGATCTGATTTGTTCAATCAAAACTGTTTTAGATCCAGCTGTCTTCAACCTGGCGATCCCACTGACTCCACCTCCAGTGAAGACTGTCTGTACCTCAATGTATTTGTTGGTAGTAGTGTGGTAAGCTCAAACATgcgtaaatacacacacacacacacacacacacacacacacatatatatatatatatatatatatatatatatatatatatatatatatacacacatacatacatacatacatacacgtACACTACTGTTCATAAGTTTGTCGTCTATAagatcattaaaatattactgatcctaaacttatGAACAATTGTAGATAATACAGTCAATTTAGTGTGACAACTTTCTTCTTCATCTCCTTGAACCTCACTGTATATTTTGGACTTTTACAAATGTTAATACTGCTTTCATAAACCACTGTATCTGCTGACTGTGCTGTGAATGCTGTTATTGGTATTCAAAGTACAATTTTTCTGTTTTGTCACAGGGAAAGAATGCTCCGGTTCTGGTGTTCTTCCACAACTCTGGATCCAGTCTCTTAGACGGTTCTTACCTCGCTGCTGTTGGCAACATAATTGTAGTGACAGCCAGTTTTAGGGTGGCCGCTTTTGGTTTCCTCAGTTcaggtacacaaacacacatagacATGAAAGTGTTCATATGTGCATCTTGATAATATTCCAAGACTCTAGCCAGCCCAACAGatgttttaaattgtatattttaaatgaaagTGAAACATTCAGtagtcattactgcagtcttcagtgtcacatgatctttcagaaatcattctaatatgctgatttggtactaAAGGAACAATTCGTATTACCCACTAAAAgctgtttaatgtttttgtagaaactgtaagacatttttttctggattctgtgatgaatagaaacttGAAAGTTCACTTTcaaacaatttaatgcatccttgctgaataaaaatattgatttactTTTGGAAAATTGACACTGACCTGTCCATtggataaacttttttttttctgggtctGCAAAGACTGAAAACCTGTAGAGCAACATATAGTATAGAATCTAGTAAATAACACAATGACCCTTAAATACAATCTTCTTTAGTTTTATTTGTCATTAttgttaatgtgtttattttcatGCAACAAAAAAGAGATTTGCTTCGTAGACACTTCTTGAAAATCCAGAAAtactttaaagagatagttcacccaaaatgtaacttctgtaattaattactcactgtcatgttgtttcaaacccgtaagacctttgttcatcttaagaacacaaattaagatatttttttttgcaatccaggagctttctgaccttccatAGACATGTTTTGATAATGTTGCTTGTCAAATGATGCAAAAGAGAGGAAATGTTTTGATTACAGtcgttatgtttgttttctttgtgcacaaaaagtattgtagtagcttcataaaattatggttgagccattgatgtcacatggtctattttaacaactacctttctgggccttgagcgtggtagttgtgttgctgtctatgcagggtcagaaagctgttgaatttcatcaaaaataacttaatttgtgttctaaagatgaatgaaggtcttacaggtttagaacgtttatttttgggtgaaatgtcCCATATGAATGCAGTTTTATTATATATACTACACTAGAATTAAAAAGTGTCCTGGAGGCTCTGTTAGGTTATAACAAAATGACGTATTGCAAAATTAGATAATTTATTCCATAAAATGGAATTCCAGTGGATATGGTTATGGAGTATGGTTACGTAATGTCAAAGTGAGAAGTTCCATTCCGCACAGTGGTTGTGAAAATATTCAGATTCTTTTCCCTTTTGCCATCCTTGGCTGAGTAAGTTTAAAAGGAGGCCTAACTGGTGCCTTTGAGTTGTCCGCCAGGATGAGCTTTCATTGTCCAGCCAAAAACAACACACAGTGAAAGCTGTGCAGAAGCCTGATTGGTTTCCTCATGTTTCTTTACTGTTTGTGACAATAGTATTTCCCAGCCAAACCTCTGTGGGTCTTTGAATCGTTATTAAacacttaaaatattattattattgtaatggaTAGACTTTCACTTGCTGGTTATAATGAAAAGGTGATTTTCAGTCATTAATTGCAAATCTTCTTGCGTCATTGTTTTAATCTATGTGTGGAAAACACATTTGGATGTGCCTGACGCCTTGAACTCTGTTGACTCTGTGTAGGTTCCAGTGCTTTGCCGGGGAATTATGGCTTGCAGGACCAGGCAGCTGCTCTGGGTTGGATTCAGAAGAACATTGCTCTGTTTGGTGGAGACCCCACCAAAGTCACAGTAGGAGCAGAGAGAAACGGAGCTGACATTGCGAGTCTTCATCTCACCTCACCATCGGCTTCATCACTTTTCCATCGAGCTTTACTAATGGTAAGAACAGAACTCTGCGATCCAACTGCCGGTTATACTGCACCACTGTTTTATGTAACAAGATTAATGAGATCTGAGATCACATTTACAGTAATAGCAACCTTCTCCAGTCCAAAAACAATGCTGCAAGTTTGCATTAGCATCTTAAAACACTTATACTCAAAGATCCATAAGCCTAAATTTAAATAATCACATACTTGAGGACTGTTTTAATTATTCAAATAGTTTCTCTGACAAAATCTCTTTCCAGTCCAGATGCAACAATGCTTTTAGATTGTTGGCCTCATTCAGCTTTTGATCTCCTGGAATGAATCAGCTGTGATCTATCAAAGCACCTCCTCATAGTTGTCTTCCACAGTGGCCAAACTGTCAAGCTGGTGGTTTTGCGTCATGTAGACAGACCTCCACCTCTTCTTCAAGCTAAATTTCTTTTTCTCTGGCTTCTCTTGCTGTCCCAGCAAAGACAGGTAGGAAGAGACACTGTTCTGAACTCCATAGCTGACGGCAGAAGGGCTTGTGCTTTCTTGGACGAGCTCCGAGCTGAGCAAGGAAAAGTGAATTAGTATTATAGATATAGTACAAGAAATTAGTAAATTTTTacccaaaaaatacatttttacttagttaaattgattaaaagtgacagtaaagatttgTACATTTGCTACTTATGCATAacaaatattaagtagcacaactgttttctatcgaagcccatttccgccactgaataaaaaataaaaaaggtaattgcaactttttttcttagtATTATAATtgtaacttgcagttctgacttttttctcagaattgtgatatataaacacgTAATTaagtgtatatcttgcaattctgtgtttttttctcgcaattgcaagtttgtattacacaattctgacttttttccttagaaatgagtttatatcttgcgattttgacttttttctcagaattgtgtgattataaacttgcagttgtgagaaaaaaatgtagaattgagagatttaaactcagttctgaggaaaaagtcagaattgtgagatttaaacttgcatttgcgagagaaaactgagaattgcaagatttaaacactcaattctgaggaaaaaagtctgaattacaagatttaaattcagttctgaggaaaaaagtcagaattgcatgatataaacttgcaattgtgagaagaaagtcagagttgcaagatttaaacactcagttctgaggaaaaagtcagaattggaagatataaagtcaattctgaggaaaaaagtcagaattgcatgatataaacttgcaattgtgagaaaaaactcagagttgcaagatttaaacactcagttctgaggaaaaagtcagaattgcaagatttaaactcaattctaagtaaaaaaatctgaattgcacaattctgactttttctcataattgcagtttattgcaattgcgagaaaactaaaatctgaattgcgagatacaaacttgcttaattttgagaaaaaaaagtctgaatagtgagataaaatatcacaattacctttttttattctttattcagtggcagaaatgggctttcatagttTTCCAACTATGTTTTTTGACATACTCTTAATTATTTCTGaacatgatcatgtgacactaaatactgaAGTAATGGATGCTAAACATTcatctttgccatcacaggaataaattaaataattaagagAAAAcagtaaattgtaataattttcacaatattagtttctactgtatttttggtcCAAAATGCGACCTTGTTGAGCATAggtgacttctttcaaaaacattaaaaatattactgtccccaaacttttaaacagtagtgtataggtTATGATTAAGGGACAAAATTTGAATATTACCTGTTCACTGCTCTCCAGTCAAAGGATAATTTTCTCACAGGTGTTTTTGTGAGCTGACTCAGAGTTGTTTCACATGTGGTCAAGCATGGGCCAGTTAGAACACAGCACAGTCCGTCTGCTAGATCTAAACCAGAGCAAGAGGGGAAAATTGGCATCAAATAGACAAATTGGCCATCTTTTACACTAAAACAGGATGCTTTTTGGTTTATTATTTGATTTACCAGAGTAGTGGTTGACCAGATCTTCCAGACATTGAAATGTGAGGCGTGGAGAGATGAAAAACCAGTTGTTTGGCATTCGAACTATTCGATaatgcttaatatttctgtggcGCACAGATAAGGTGTACGCACCTACAAAAATACAGGCAATATGATTATAACATCAGCCATATTATTGAATAAGCCAAAAAGTTTTTATCTTATATTCTCATCCAGAATACGTGGAAATAAGACCAGTCGTTATGCTTTGGCTGTGTGGAACTAGACTAGAGTATAATGTTCATGTTAAATTTGTATTCAGACCTTTTGTGGTTTCTCTGATCAGGAACGACCCCACTCGGTTTCCTGGGAGTCGAAGCAGTTCCTCAGCTTTTGGTCTGTTCACTGTTTCAAACAGCCAGCTGGGACAAGAATGTTTCCATTAGCACTTAGACAGCATTAAACAGCTAGTGGACGCTAAATAACAATTATTTGGCAATTCAGAACCCACCTATGGTAGACTTTTGTGGCATGACAGTGCGGTATATAGTTCACTTCCTTAGTGCTGACTGAATAGACCTTCCACCAGTAACCGTCCCtgaaagaaagtgaaacttttaAAAAACAGTTATGCTTCTTGTTTGTAATTAAAAATTCATAAtgatcaaaaaacaatttctattTAGTGAAaagcagtttgtttgtttgtgtgtgtgtgtggtaaacaGCAGAAAGTAGTGATAAAGTTAACACTGGCTGCAAGGTTTTGTGGTCAGTTGTGCATTCACACTTTGCGCCCAACAACTGCCAGTgttatttatgtgaaatatagtTGAATACTAATGCTTTAAAACCTAAAGGTTTACACAAAGTATCTGTAGAAACTATTTCtagatacactactgttcaaaaatgtggggTCAGTAAAAAATGAACACTTTTAAGCAAGGaagctttaaactgatcaaaagtgacgacaAAGTCAATGTTCAAAATGctttttcattttgtatttatcaaagaatcgtTAGAAAAATGTATTACGGTTTCCACGGAAATATTAAGaattttcaacattgatcattataaatgtttcttaagcaccaaatagCGTATTATAATGGTTTCTAGAATGACGCTGTAGACTTCagcaatggctgctgaaaaaaAGCTTGTactaacatttcacaattttgttTTTACAGTGGTTTTTGGTCATATAAATAATGATCATGaaagacattttataaaaaaaggaATGTTTTGAAACACAAAGGGTATCTGTTTGTGTAGCTGGACTTGTTTTTGCTAGCATATCTTGAGTAATAATCTTTCGAGGTATTTTAAGAGACTGATTTTACTGTTAGCTCTTGTAGAAAACCTGTGATGATACTTACTCAGACAATATTTTCAGCCAATCTCCCATTCGGAAAATCGGCTCGCAG encodes:
- the sla1b gene encoding src-like-adapter gives rise to the protein MGGTLASQRTLEDFRQARTDEDLPSRVDENDTAVVLDNYPPPDICEPIFRMGDWLKILSEDGYWWKVYSVSTKEVNYIPHCHATKVYHSWLFETVNRPKAEELLRLPGNRVGSFLIRETTKGAYTLSVRHRNIKHYRIVRMPNNWFFISPRLTFQCLEDLVNHYSDLADGLCCVLTGPCLTTCETTLSQLTKTPVRKLSFDWRAVNSSELVQESTSPSAVSYGVQNSVSSYLSLLGQQEKPEKKKFSLKKRWRSVYMTQNHQLDSLATVEDNYEEVL